From the genome of Penaeus monodon isolate SGIC_2016 chromosome 16, NSTDA_Pmon_1, whole genome shotgun sequence, one region includes:
- the LOC119582483 gene encoding ras-related protein Rab-30-like isoform X3 yields MEDYKFLFKVVLIGNAGVGKTCLVRRFTQGLFPPGQGATIGVDFMIKTVEIDGEKIKLQIWDTAGQERFRSITQSYYRSAHALILVYDISSQPTFDCLPDWLREIEQYASCKVLRVLVGNKTDREDRELPTHVGEEFAHRHNMYFIETSAKEADNVEKLFIEIAKELTQLVRSGHFDKDSKVGDLSPQDVSNVTLPPTREPRSEFACCSRWISSSTT; encoded by the exons ATGGAGGATTACAAATTTCTCTTTAAGGTGGTGCTAATTGGAAATGCTGGAGTTGGGAAGACTTGTTTGGTACGTCGATTTACACAG GGGCTTTTCCCTCCAGGTCAGGGAGCAACAATTGGAGTGGACTTTATGATCAAAACAGTTGAGATTGATGGAGAAAAGATAAAG CTTCAAATTTGGGATACAGCTGGCCAGGAAAGATTCCGCTCTATAACCCAGTCGTATTACCGTTCAGCCCACGCCCTTATTTTGGTGTATGACATATCCTCGCAACCCACATTTGATTGTTTACCTGACTGGTTGCGCGAAATTGAGCAATATGCCAGCTGTAAGGTCCTGCGTGTTCTTGTGG GAAACAAAACAGATCGGGAAGATAGAGAACTTCCCACACATGTAGGTGAAGAGTTTGCTCATCGCCACAACATGTATTTTATTGAGACTTCGGCAAAAGAAGCTGATAATGTAGAGAAACTTTTCATTGAAATTGCCAAGGAGCTGACACag CTTGTTCGTAGTGGACACTTTGACAAG GATAGCAAGGTAGGAGACTTGTCCCCACAAGATGTGTCAAATGTCACTCTGCCACCAACGAGGGAGCCTCGCTCAGAATTTGCTTGTTGTTCACGGTGGATATCTTCGTCAACGACGTAG
- the LOC119583103 gene encoding uncharacterized protein LOC119583103 isoform X2, producing the protein MWASIILASLVAVSSGIPQYSSPPPPSYIAPAPACDPVTVTETTTEYGEVVETTTVPVYTTNTLYETEVITQFETVVETDYVTQTETNYETETETQVIPTTIIDTQTTYQTVYETETEHTYITETETSVQKQYKTVCPKHSYVSY; encoded by the exons ATGTGGGCCTCCATTATCCTAGCATCTTTGGTAGCAGTATCCTCGGGGATTCCTCAgtactcatctcctcctcctccatcatacATTGCTCCGGCTCCCGCTTGCGACCCTGTTACTGTCACTGAAACAACTACTGAATATGGAGAAGTCGTG GAAACTACCACAGTCCCTGTCTACACTACCAACACTCTGTATGAAACTGAAGTTATCACCCAGTTTGAAACCGTAGTCGAGACCGATTACGTCACCCAAACGGAGACCAACTACGAAACGGAAACCGAGACTCAAGTCATCCCTACAACTATTATTGATACTCAGACTACTTACCAGACCGTATATGAGACTGAGACAGAACACACTTATATTACAGAAACTGAAACTTCAGTTCAAAAGCAGTACAAAACTGTCTGTCCAAAACATTCCTATGTTAGTTACTAA
- the LOC119582483 gene encoding ras-related protein Rab-30-like isoform X2, with protein MTDFIGIDQAFNMEDYKFLFKVVLIGNAGVGKTCLVRRFTQGLFPPGQGATIGVDFMIKTVEIDGEKIKLQIWDTAGQERFRSITQSYYRSAHALILVYDISSQPTFDCLPDWLREIEQYASCKVLRVLVGNKTDREDRELPTHVGEEFAHRHNMYFIETSAKEADNVEKLFIEIAKELTQDSKVGDLSPQDVSNVTLPPTREPRSEFACCSRWISSSTT; from the exons ATGACGGATTTCATTG gAATTGACCAAGCCTTTAATATGGAGGATTACAAATTTCTCTTTAAGGTGGTGCTAATTGGAAATGCTGGAGTTGGGAAGACTTGTTTGGTACGTCGATTTACACAG GGGCTTTTCCCTCCAGGTCAGGGAGCAACAATTGGAGTGGACTTTATGATCAAAACAGTTGAGATTGATGGAGAAAAGATAAAG CTTCAAATTTGGGATACAGCTGGCCAGGAAAGATTCCGCTCTATAACCCAGTCGTATTACCGTTCAGCCCACGCCCTTATTTTGGTGTATGACATATCCTCGCAACCCACATTTGATTGTTTACCTGACTGGTTGCGCGAAATTGAGCAATATGCCAGCTGTAAGGTCCTGCGTGTTCTTGTGG GAAACAAAACAGATCGGGAAGATAGAGAACTTCCCACACATGTAGGTGAAGAGTTTGCTCATCGCCACAACATGTATTTTATTGAGACTTCGGCAAAAGAAGCTGATAATGTAGAGAAACTTTTCATTGAAATTGCCAAGGAGCTGACACag GATAGCAAGGTAGGAGACTTGTCCCCACAAGATGTGTCAAATGTCACTCTGCCACCAACGAGGGAGCCTCGCTCAGAATTTGCTTGTTGTTCACGGTGGATATCTTCGTCAACGACGTAG
- the LOC119582483 gene encoding ras-related protein Rab-30-like isoform X1: MTDFIGIDQAFNMEDYKFLFKVVLIGNAGVGKTCLVRRFTQGLFPPGQGATIGVDFMIKTVEIDGEKIKLQIWDTAGQERFRSITQSYYRSAHALILVYDISSQPTFDCLPDWLREIEQYASCKVLRVLVGNKTDREDRELPTHVGEEFAHRHNMYFIETSAKEADNVEKLFIEIAKELTQLVRSGHFDKDSKVGDLSPQDVSNVTLPPTREPRSEFACCSRWISSSTT; this comes from the exons ATGACGGATTTCATTG gAATTGACCAAGCCTTTAATATGGAGGATTACAAATTTCTCTTTAAGGTGGTGCTAATTGGAAATGCTGGAGTTGGGAAGACTTGTTTGGTACGTCGATTTACACAG GGGCTTTTCCCTCCAGGTCAGGGAGCAACAATTGGAGTGGACTTTATGATCAAAACAGTTGAGATTGATGGAGAAAAGATAAAG CTTCAAATTTGGGATACAGCTGGCCAGGAAAGATTCCGCTCTATAACCCAGTCGTATTACCGTTCAGCCCACGCCCTTATTTTGGTGTATGACATATCCTCGCAACCCACATTTGATTGTTTACCTGACTGGTTGCGCGAAATTGAGCAATATGCCAGCTGTAAGGTCCTGCGTGTTCTTGTGG GAAACAAAACAGATCGGGAAGATAGAGAACTTCCCACACATGTAGGTGAAGAGTTTGCTCATCGCCACAACATGTATTTTATTGAGACTTCGGCAAAAGAAGCTGATAATGTAGAGAAACTTTTCATTGAAATTGCCAAGGAGCTGACACag CTTGTTCGTAGTGGACACTTTGACAAG GATAGCAAGGTAGGAGACTTGTCCCCACAAGATGTGTCAAATGTCACTCTGCCACCAACGAGGGAGCCTCGCTCAGAATTTGCTTGTTGTTCACGGTGGATATCTTCGTCAACGACGTAG
- the LOC119582483 gene encoding ras-related protein Rab-30-like isoform X4, giving the protein MEDYKFLFKVVLIGNAGVGKTCLVRRFTQGLFPPGQGATIGVDFMIKTVEIDGEKIKLQIWDTAGQERFRSITQSYYRSAHALILVYDISSQPTFDCLPDWLREIEQYASCKVLRVLVGNKTDREDRELPTHVGEEFAHRHNMYFIETSAKEADNVEKLFIEIAKELTQDSKVGDLSPQDVSNVTLPPTREPRSEFACCSRWISSSTT; this is encoded by the exons ATGGAGGATTACAAATTTCTCTTTAAGGTGGTGCTAATTGGAAATGCTGGAGTTGGGAAGACTTGTTTGGTACGTCGATTTACACAG GGGCTTTTCCCTCCAGGTCAGGGAGCAACAATTGGAGTGGACTTTATGATCAAAACAGTTGAGATTGATGGAGAAAAGATAAAG CTTCAAATTTGGGATACAGCTGGCCAGGAAAGATTCCGCTCTATAACCCAGTCGTATTACCGTTCAGCCCACGCCCTTATTTTGGTGTATGACATATCCTCGCAACCCACATTTGATTGTTTACCTGACTGGTTGCGCGAAATTGAGCAATATGCCAGCTGTAAGGTCCTGCGTGTTCTTGTGG GAAACAAAACAGATCGGGAAGATAGAGAACTTCCCACACATGTAGGTGAAGAGTTTGCTCATCGCCACAACATGTATTTTATTGAGACTTCGGCAAAAGAAGCTGATAATGTAGAGAAACTTTTCATTGAAATTGCCAAGGAGCTGACACag GATAGCAAGGTAGGAGACTTGTCCCCACAAGATGTGTCAAATGTCACTCTGCCACCAACGAGGGAGCCTCGCTCAGAATTTGCTTGTTGTTCACGGTGGATATCTTCGTCAACGACGTAG
- the LOC119583103 gene encoding uncharacterized protein LOC119583103 isoform X1 yields the protein MRYQPTVRQGVPQIMWASIILASLVAVSSGIPQYSSPPPPSYIAPAPACDPVTVTETTTEYGEVVETTTVPVYTTNTLYETEVITQFETVVETDYVTQTETNYETETETQVIPTTIIDTQTTYQTVYETETEHTYITETETSVQKQYKTVCPKHSYVSY from the exons ATGAGATATCAACCGACAGTTCGCCAAGGCGTACCTCAAAT CATGTGGGCCTCCATTATCCTAGCATCTTTGGTAGCAGTATCCTCGGGGATTCCTCAgtactcatctcctcctcctccatcatacATTGCTCCGGCTCCCGCTTGCGACCCTGTTACTGTCACTGAAACAACTACTGAATATGGAGAAGTCGTG GAAACTACCACAGTCCCTGTCTACACTACCAACACTCTGTATGAAACTGAAGTTATCACCCAGTTTGAAACCGTAGTCGAGACCGATTACGTCACCCAAACGGAGACCAACTACGAAACGGAAACCGAGACTCAAGTCATCCCTACAACTATTATTGATACTCAGACTACTTACCAGACCGTATATGAGACTGAGACAGAACACACTTATATTACAGAAACTGAAACTTCAGTTCAAAAGCAGTACAAAACTGTCTGTCCAAAACATTCCTATGTTAGTTACTAA